The DNA region CAGGGCGTAGGTGATGTCGGCGGCTCCCGGCACGGGCAGCCCCGAGTCGCGGAAGCTGAACGGGGCGGGCAGCACGTTGGGCTCGTTGGAGACGAACGGGACCGGGGACGGGGCGCCGAACAGCCCCTGACCGAGCGTGGTCTGGCGGAGGAACGCCACCCCCTCCTGCATCCGCTCGGCCAGCACGGCGTCGCTGAGCGGCGGAGGCGGAGGCACGCCGTCGAGGGTCTCGATCCCGATGGTGACGTGGACGGCCGGGTCGTTCTGGGCCGACGTCGGCAGCTGGTAGTAGCTGCGGACCACGACGGTGTGGGCGGCGGGGTCGAGCCGCACCCAGTTGCCGGGGCGCTCCTCGGCGCTGAGCACCAGCTCGTAGGAGCCGTCGGCCCCGATCTCGAATTGGCGGTCGTTGAGGTCCCCGAGGAGCGGGCCGGCCATGCCGCCGTCGGGGGCGCGGCCGTGGATCGTGAACGACGTGTAGCACTCTTGACCGACGGTCCCGAACACCCGGTAGTTCCGGTCCCCCCGGACGCGGGCGAAATGGTAGATGGCGTCCGGGTTGTCTCCCTGCAGCTTGCGGGCGGGGGAGACGATCGACGCGAAGCGGGGGTGGTCGGGGTCGGCCTCGAAGAACAGCTCCGACGCCGCCGACAGGATCTGGCCGACGTAGCGGTACCCCTCCACCACGTCGAGGGGATCGCTGAACCGCTTCTCGGACAGGACGTAGTCGTCGCGGATCTCGGCCAGCGCCGCGATGAGCGCGTCGAAGGCCGCCGTGGTGGCCGGAGCTCGGTTCATGGTCGCCCCCGTCGTTGTCGCCCGGTCGGGAAAGGGCCTATAACAAGGCCGTGTCTAGCGCGAAGGAGACGGCGTCGTGAAAGCTCTGGTTTTCGGGGTGGCGCCGGAGCCGTGGTCCCCGCCGGACGACGGCAACCCGCTCCTGCGCAACCTGGCCGTGTCCCCCATGCGGCTGGTCGACATGCCCGACGCCCGCCCCCTGCGGCCGGACTGGGTCGTGACCCGGCCCCGGCTCGTCGGTATCTGCGGCTCGGACTCCAAGCAGGCCCTGCTGGACTTCGGGACCGAGGTGGCGGACAGCCCGATGATGGCGTTCTGCTCGTTCCCTCAGGTCATGGGCCACGAGGTGGTCGCCGAGGTCGTCGAGCTGGGCCCGGAGGCGGTCGGCCTCGAGGTCGGCCAGCGGGTGGTGCTGAACCCGTGGCTCACCTGCGCGCCCCGCGGCATCACCCCGGTCTGCCCGGCGTGCGCGGCCGGGGACCTGAGCCTCTGCCACAGCTTCAGCGAGGGTTCGATCAGCGCCGGGATCCACACCGGCGTCTCGAGCGACGCCACCGGCGGGTACGCCGAGCTGATGCCGGCGCACACCAGCATGCTGTTCCCCGTACCGGCCGGACTGGCCGACGAGCAGGCGGTGTTTGCCGATCCCTTCGCCGTTTCGTTGCACGGGGTGACCCGCCACCCGCCGCCCCCGGGGGGGAAGGTCCTGGTCTACGGGGCGGGCGCCCTCGGGCTGTGCGCCATCGCCATCCTCCGGGCCTTCCATCCCGACGTGGAGATCGCGGTGGTGGCCCGCTTCCCCGCCCAGGTCGAGATGGCCCGGCGCCTGGGGGCGGCGGTGGTCGTCGATCCCCAGGACCGGCTGGCGATCATCGAGGAGCTGGCGGCGTGGTCCGGCGGCCGCCTGGCCAAGGGGGGGATGATGCCCGACGGCGAGGCCCTGCCGATGTGCCATCCGGGCGGCGTCGACGTGGTCTACGACACGATCGGCAAGGCCGAGACGTTCGAGGTCGGGGTCCGCCTGCTCAAGGCCCGGGGCACGCTGGTGAAGAGCGGGGTCCACGGCCCCGCCCGCTGGGAGTGGACGCCGCTGTACTTCAAGGAGATCTCGTGGGTGGGCTCGAACGCCTTCGGCGTCGAGGAGGTCGACGGGCAGCGGGCCCACGGCATCGAGCACTACCTGGCGATGGCGGCGGCGGAGCGGGTGGACCTGACCGGGATGCTCACCCACACCTTCCGCCTGCCCGAGTGGCGGGACGCCTTCGCCACCATCGCCGACCAGGGCCGCACCGGCGCCATCAAGGTGGCCATCGACCACCGTTGAGCCCGGGGTTCTATAACGCAACCCACCGGGCTATGATTGGTGGGTGGAACGCAAGAGCTTCGCCGACATGCACTGCTCGGTGGCCCAGTGCCTGGAGGTGGTGGGGGAGTGGTGGTCGATGCTCATCGTTCGCGACGCCTTCCTCGGCGTCACCCGCTTCGACCAGTTCCAGGAGCGCCTCGGCATCTCCCGCAACGTTCTCAACCAGCGCCTCAACCGTCTGGTCGACGCCGGCGTGCTGGAGAGGGCCATCTACAGCGAGCACCCGCCCCGGTACGACTACCGGCTGACGGCCAAGGGTCGCGACCTGTGGCCGGTGCTCACGACCATGCGCCAGTGGGGTGACAAGCACGCCGCTCCCGACGGCCCGCCCCTCCACCTCGTGCACACGGCGTGCGGGAAGGTCTCCCACGCCGTGATGACCTGCTCGGCATGTGGCCAGCGGCTCACGGGGCGCGACGTCCGCGCCGTCCCCGGACCGGGTGACCTCGATGCCCTGGTGGAGGCGGTCGTCTCCGACTGACCGGCGCGGTCAGCCACCGCCGGCCGGCGGCAGGAACCGGTCGAGCGAGCCGATCACCTCGTAGAACTCGGCCACGGTGCGGTGGATGATGTCCCGCACGGGCAGCAGCTCCCGTATGCGCCCCGCCACCTGACCGCCGAAGGCGAAGCCCCGGTCGAGGTGGCCGCCGAAGTAGAGGTCGAGGATGCCGTCGATGCCGACGGTGGCGCCCATCACGACGCTGGGCTCGTGCTCCAGGGCCTCGGTGAACGGCGTGCGCATCACCCGGTAGGCGGGACTCGAGTACGGGCTGAGCACGACCGTGTCGGTGGCGTCGGCGTCCATCACCAGGCGCTTGTAGTTCTCGTGCACCGGTGACTCGAGCGACGACACCATGCGCGTGCCCATCTGCACGCCCTCGGCCCCGAGGGCGAAGGCGGCCGCCATCGACACCCCGTCCACCATCCCCCCGGCCGCGATGACCGGCAGGTCGAACTCGGCGCAGACCTGCGGCAGGAGCACGATGGTGGATACGGGGCGGGTGCTCTTGAACCCGCCCCCCTCGCCGCCTTCGACCACGAGCCCGTCCACCCCGGCCGCCACCGCCTTGGCGGCGGCGCGCAGCGAGGGGACGACATGGAACACCGTGATGCCGGCGTCGTGCAGCGCCTGGGTGTACCGGGCCGGATCCCCGGCCGAGGTGGTGACGAAGCGCACGCCCTGGGCGGCCACGAAGCCGACCACGTCGAGTCCGCCCACGAGCATCTGGGCGATGTTCACGCCCCAGGGCCGGTCGGTCAGCTCGCGCATCTTCTCCATCTCGACGCGGACCTCGTCGAGGCGCCCCGACGAGGTCTCGACGATCCCGAAGGCGCCGGCCTCACACACCGCGGATGCCAGCTGGGCCCGGGCGATGAACCCCATCGGGGCCTGGACGATCGGGTAGTCGACGCCCAACAGCTCGCTCACCCGGGTGCGCAGCGGAGCGGGGGAGTCCATGGGAACGCGCAACCTAGTTGTCGGCCCCCGGGTCAGCCGCCCAGGGCCCGGCGCACCGCGGCCAACCGACCGGGCACGACCCGCCACCGCGTCCACTTGCCCCGGCGCTCCCCGGTGATCAGGCCCGCCCCGGCCAGGATCCGGGTGTGGTGCGAGACCGTGGGCTGGCTCCGCCCGAGCGGTCCCTCGAGGTCGCACGAGCAGACCTCCCCCTGGGCGGCCACGAGCGACAGCAGCCGGAGCCGCACCGGGTCCCCGAGGGCGGCGAGCACCCGGGCCAGCTCTACCGCCTCGTCCTCCCCGAGGGGGGCGGCGGTGAGCGACGGGCAGCACAGCGAGTCGTCGGTTGTGACCCCGGCCGGCGTCGACCTGGCTGCTGCACCTCCCATGTGGCCATACCTCCTCTGGGACCGTCCTCCCATTGACATTCCTCGATGTGTCGCGGTAGGTTCACATCGACAATCCTCGATCTTACTGGAGGGGACCGATGTCACGAGTCCAGCTGGCCCTCAACGTGTCCGACCTCGACGCCGCCATCGACTTCTACTCGCGGCTCTTCGACACCGCCCCGGCCAAGGTCCGGCCCGGCTACGCCAACTTCGCCGTCACCGAGCCCCCGCTCAAGCTGGTCCTGATCGAGGGCGGGGGCGCGCCCGGGAGCCTCAACCACCTGGGCGTGGAGGTCGAGACCAGCGAGCGGGTGGGCGCCGCCCAGGTCCGCCTCGCCGGCCAGGGCCTGGCCACGGCCAGCGAGGACG from Acidimicrobiales bacterium includes:
- a CDS encoding DUF1214 domain-containing protein, with translation MNRAPATTAAFDALIAALAEIRDDYVLSEKRFSDPLDVVEGYRYVGQILSAASELFFEADPDHPRFASIVSPARKLQGDNPDAIYHFARVRGDRNYRVFGTVGQECYTSFTIHGRAPDGGMAGPLLGDLNDRQFEIGADGSYELVLSAEERPGNWVRLDPAAHTVVVRSYYQLPTSAQNDPAVHVTIGIETLDGVPPPPPLSDAVLAERMQEGVAFLRQTTLGQGLFGAPSPVPFVSNEPNVLPAPFSFRDSGLPVPGAADITYALARWDLAPDQALLMTGALPKCAFANVMLWNRHMQTLEYRNRRSSLNMSQIALEADGTYRIAVAQADPGLPNWLDCEGHRQGTIFWRFLLPESDPGRTDCRVVPLADLR
- a CDS encoding zinc-binding dehydrogenase; the encoded protein is MKALVFGVAPEPWSPPDDGNPLLRNLAVSPMRLVDMPDARPLRPDWVVTRPRLVGICGSDSKQALLDFGTEVADSPMMAFCSFPQVMGHEVVAEVVELGPEAVGLEVGQRVVLNPWLTCAPRGITPVCPACAAGDLSLCHSFSEGSISAGIHTGVSSDATGGYAELMPAHTSMLFPVPAGLADEQAVFADPFAVSLHGVTRHPPPPGGKVLVYGAGALGLCAIAILRAFHPDVEIAVVARFPAQVEMARRLGAAVVVDPQDRLAIIEELAAWSGGRLAKGGMMPDGEALPMCHPGGVDVVYDTIGKAETFEVGVRLLKARGTLVKSGVHGPARWEWTPLYFKEISWVGSNAFGVEEVDGQRAHGIEHYLAMAAAERVDLTGMLTHTFRLPEWRDAFATIADQGRTGAIKVAIDHR
- a CDS encoding helix-turn-helix domain-containing protein; the protein is MERKSFADMHCSVAQCLEVVGEWWSMLIVRDAFLGVTRFDQFQERLGISRNVLNQRLNRLVDAGVLERAIYSEHPPRYDYRLTAKGRDLWPVLTTMRQWGDKHAAPDGPPLHLVHTACGKVSHAVMTCSACGQRLTGRDVRAVPGPGDLDALVEAVVSD
- a CDS encoding nitronate monooxygenase, with amino-acid sequence MDSPAPLRTRVSELLGVDYPIVQAPMGFIARAQLASAVCEAGAFGIVETSSGRLDEVRVEMEKMRELTDRPWGVNIAQMLVGGLDVVGFVAAQGVRFVTTSAGDPARYTQALHDAGITVFHVVPSLRAAAKAVAAGVDGLVVEGGEGGGFKSTRPVSTIVLLPQVCAEFDLPVIAAGGMVDGVSMAAAFALGAEGVQMGTRMVSSLESPVHENYKRLVMDADATDTVVLSPYSSPAYRVMRTPFTEALEHEPSVVMGATVGIDGILDLYFGGHLDRGFAFGGQVAGRIRELLPVRDIIHRTVAEFYEVIGSLDRFLPPAGGG
- a CDS encoding metalloregulator ArsR/SmtB family transcription factor encodes the protein MGGAAARSTPAGVTTDDSLCCPSLTAAPLGEDEAVELARVLAALGDPVRLRLLSLVAAQGEVCSCDLEGPLGRSQPTVSHHTRILAGAGLITGERRGKWTRWRVVPGRLAAVRRALGG
- a CDS encoding ArsI/CadI family heavy metal resistance metalloenzyme, with translation MSRVQLALNVSDLDAAIDFYSRLFDTAPAKVRPGYANFAVTEPPLKLVLIEGGGAPGSLNHLGVEVETSERVGAAQVRLAGQGLATASEDEVTCCYAVQDKVWVDSPDGTPWEIYTVLADAEMPGAELRSAEPSQAECCAARPDLA